The Malus domestica chromosome 10, GDT2T_hap1 genome contains a region encoding:
- the LOC103444915 gene encoding uncharacterized protein, with protein MDFDEYDYLEKTVENPEPPKSKETVNGGEEASKSGEKGRSRSSRHKGDEKGHDEERHSKRSKSGDESRERGNDRHRERGSSRHRSQSRDREKDRHRSSRDHRGREDREREERNGKERNRERDKERDPDRDRDRRERDREGDRDREKDKEPPRRSMSHSERHRSDRDERERSREVEHKERDKERDLREREKENRRHKDKKEEGTEPESDPERDQRTVFAYQICLKADERDVYEFFSRAGKVRDVRLIMDRNSRRSKGVGYIEFYDAMSVPMAIALSGQPLLGQPVMVKPSEAEKNLVQSTTSVVTGPGGMIGPYSGGARRLYVGNLHTNIKEDDLRQVFGAFGPVELVQLPHDETNNCKGFGFVQFARLEDARNALSLNGQLEIAGRVIKVSAVTDQAGMQDLGANAGDFDDDEGGGLSLNARSRAMLMQKLDRSGTASSITGPLGTTAVNSAGVSLPMAPILGAAPGISSLVPPITSVPGFAGLGIAGLQIPTATLPSVDTVGVPSECLLLKNMFDPTAESEPDFDLDIKDDVQEECSKYGKLKHIYVDKNTAGHVYLRFETIEAALNARHVLHGRWFAGKMIETTFMLPQTYEAKFPDSR; from the exons ATGGATTTTGATGAGTATGATTATTTAGAGAAAACAGTTGAAAATCCTGAACCCCCGAAATCAAAAGAAACTGTGAATGGTGGTGAGGAAGCTTCAAAATCTGGAGAGAAAGGTCGCAGCCGAAGTTCAAGGCATAAAGGTGACGAGAAGGGTCACGATGAGGAGCGTCACTCAAAGCGTTCAAAATCTGGAGATGAGTCCCGTGAACGTGGTAATGATAGGCACAGAGAGAGGGGATCTTCTCGTCACCGCTCACAGTCCAGAGACAGAGAAAAGGATCGCCACAGGAGTAGCCGGGATCATAGAGGTAGGGAAGACAGAGAAAGGGAGGAAAGAAATGGTAAGGAGAGAAACAGGGAAAGAGACAAAGAGCGGGATCCCGATCGTGATAGAGACAGGAGAGAACGTGACCGCGAGGGTGACAGGGACCGGGAGAAGGATAAAGAGCCACCACGTCGAAGCATGAGCCATTCAGAAAGGCATCGAAGTGATCGGGATGAAAGAGAAAGGAGCCGGGAGGTGGAGCATAAAGAAAGAGATAAGGAGAGGGATTTGAGGGAGCGGGAAAAAGAAAACAG AAGACATAAAGACAAAAAGGAAGAAGGGACAGAACCAGAGTCTGATCCAGAGAGAGATCAAAGGACAGTATTTGCTTATCAG ATTTGTTTGAAGGCAGATGAAAGAGATGTATATGAGTTCTTCTCAAGGGCTGGAAAG GTCCGCGATGTACGTCTTATTATGGATCGCAATTCAAGACGTTCGAAGGGAGTTGG GTATATTGAGTTTTATGATGCGATGTCAGTACCTATGGCGATCGCACTCTCTGGTCAGCCTCTTCTTGGTCAACCAGTGATGGTGAAGCCATCAGAGGCTGAGAAGAATCTAGTTCAGTCAACAACATCTGTTGTCACTGGACCAGGTGGGATGATAGGCCCATATTCTGGTGGAGCTAGAAGGCTGTATGTTGGAAATCTCCATACCAATATAAAAGAAGATGATCTCCGCCAG gtttttggagcatttggtcCTGTAGAACTGGTTCAGTTGCCTCATGATGAAACTAACAACTGCAAAGGTTTTGGATTTGTGCAG TTTGCACGTCTTGAAGATGCTAGAAATGCTCTTAGTTTGAATGGGCAATTGGAGATTGCAGGTCGTGTAATTAAG GTGTCGGCTGTTACAGACCAAGCTGGAATGCAAGATCTTGGAGCAAATGCTGGTGATTTTGATGACGATGAAGGCGGTGGCTTG TCATTGAATGCCCGCTCTCGAGCAATGCTTATGCAGAAATTGGACCGTAGCGGAACTGCATCAAG TATTACTGGTCCCTTAGGCACAACCGCTGTCAATAGCGCTGGTGTTTCCTTACCAATGGCACCAATCCTGGGAGCTGCACCAGGAATTTCTTCTCTTGTTCCTCCCATTACCTCTGTTCCTGGTTTTGCTGGACTTGGTATTGCAGGGCTTCAAATTCCGACAGCTACTCTTCCATCTGTAGATACAGTTGGTGTTCCAAGCGAATGTTTACTGTTGAAAAATATGTTTGATCCCACAGCCGAG TCGGAACCAGACTTTGACTTGGACATCAAAGATGATGTTCAGGAGGAGTGTTCAAAATACGGGAAATTGAAGCATATATATGTGGACAA GAATACTGCTGGACACGTGTACTTACGATTTGAAACTATAGAAGCTGCTTTAAATGCTCGACATGTTCTCCACGGAAGGTGGTTTGCTGGAAAGATGATCGAGACAACGTTCATg